Below is a window of Wenzhouxiangella sp. XN201 DNA.
CACGTTCGCTGCCGTGCGTACGATTTCGGTCAAGGATTCCCATTGAACGCGATCCTCCTCGCTGAACAGAACGTCGAATTCTTCCAGCGACCAGCGCAGGAAGGGTGAGGGGTCGAGGCGACGCTGCAGGTAGCGTACCTCGTAGTGAAGATGGGGCGCGGCCGACTGACCGGTGTTGCCCGAATAGCCCAGCAATTCGCCGCGCTTGACGTAACTGCCGCTTTCGACGGCGATTTCGTCAAGGTGACCGAAGATGGTCGAGAAGCCGTAATTGTGGACCAGCTTGACCATCTTGCCGAGGCCGGAGTCGCGGTGCAGGGCGGCCCATTCGACCACGCCGTCGGCGGTGGCGTGAATGGGCGTGCCGCGCTTGGCGCGCAGGTCGACGCCGCCGTGCAGGCTTTCTTGTTCGTGGATCGGATGCTGGCGCATGCCGTAACGGCTGGTGACGAGGCCCGAGTCGACCGGAAAGCCGCTGGGAATGGAGCGCAGCATCAGTTGCCGCTGGAAGGCGGTGCGACCGGCAACGTCGATCCGCTGGGCCAGGGGCTGCTCGTCGTTCGGCTGCAGGCCCACCAGCGTCTCGATCCGGCCCAGCTCGCCGCCGAGAGCGGCCAGTTCGCGTCGGCGTTCCCGAAGCTGGTCCTGCAGTCGGCCGGTTTCGGCTGTCAGGCGCTGGTTGTCGGCCTGAATGCGCTGATTGTCACCGCTCAAGCCGGCAACCTGCCGATCCAGCTCGCCCACCCGGCCGGACAGCAGGACGATGGCCAGTGCGCCGCCGATGAACGCCAATGCCAGCCCGGCCGTCGCTCCGGCGATGAGGCGCTGTGTCCGTTGGCCAAGCGTGAAATGTTGCGAACCGCGATGGCTGGAAATTGTGATTGAATAGTCTTGCCGCATGCCTTGTTTGTCGTTTTCTTTAGTCGGGCCGGGCGAAAGGCCCGTCATTATGCGAGGCCCGGCGGCATGATGCAAATGTCGCGTTAGAATATCGGCATTCCCATTTTTGCCGGAGTGAGTGCCATGTTGAGGTACCTGATTGTGTTCCTGCCGATTCTGCTGCTGGCCGCCTGCAGTGGTGACGACGCGGGTGCGCCCGACGACGCAGCCGAAAGCGCCCGTTCCGAGCCGGCCGCTGAGCAGGCTGACGAACAGTCGTCTGCACAGACCGAGCGCGCCGCATCCGACGAAGAAGACGAACCTGAGACTCTGGCCGAGCCGCGACCGGAAATCTATTCGGAGTTCACGCTCGAATCCGACCTGTCGCATCTGAGCGACAGCCAGCGCGAGATGGTGGCGGTGCTGATCGATGCCAGCCTGATCATGGACGAGCTGTTCTGGCACCAGGCCTTTGGCGATCGCGAGGCCCTGTTGGAGGAGATCGATGACGAGGCCACGCGCGAATTTGCCGAGATCAACTACGGGCCCTGGGATCGCCTGGCCGACAACCGTCCGTTCGTGCCCGGCTATGGCGAAAAGCCCGCCGGTGCCAATTTCTACCCGGCCGACATGACCCACCCGGAGTTCGAGTCACTGGGAGACATGCGCAAGGCTGATCTCTACACGCTGATTCGCCGCAACGACGACGGTGAACTCACCGTGGTGCCTTATCACGAGTTCTACGCCGATCAGCTGGCCGAAGCCGCCGAACTGCTGGAACGCGCCGCCGGGCTGGCCGAGAACGAGAGCTTTGCACGCTACCTCAGATCGCGTGCGAGCGCCTTGGGTACCGACCGCTATCAGGCCTCCGACCGGGCATGGCTGGAGGTCAAGGACAACAAGGTCGACCTGATCTTCGGCCCGATCGAGACCTACGAGGATCAGCGCTACGGCTACAAGGCCGCCTTTTCGTCCTACGTGCTGATCAAGGATCTCGAGTGGAGCGAGCGCCTGGCGCGCTTTGCCGAGTTCCTGCCCGATCTGCAGCGCAACCTGCCGGTACCGGATCCCTACAAGGCCGAACAGCCGGGCAGCAATGCCGAGCTCAATGCCTACGACGTGGTCTACTACGCCGGCGATTCCAATGCCGGCTCGAAGACCATCGCCGTCAACCTGCCCAACGACGAGGAAGTGCAGCTGGCCCAGGGCACGCGCCGCTCGCAGTTGAAGAACGCCATGCGGGCCAAGTTCGACCGCATCCTCGAGCCGATTGCCGAGGTGGTCATCGCCGAGGACCAGCGCGAACACGTCAACTTCGACGCCTTCTTCGGCAATACCATGTTCCACGAGGTCGCCCACGGCCTGGGCATCAAGAACCTGGTGGCCGGCCAGGGTACGGTGCGTGCTGCACTCAGGGAGCACGCCAGTCCGCACGAGGAAGGCAAGGCCGATGTGCTCGGGCTCTACATGGTGCGTGAACTGCACGAGGCCGGCGAGATCGAGGGCGACATCATGGACTACTACGTCACCTTCCTGGCCGGCATCTTCCGCTCGGTGCGCTTCGGTGCTTCCAGTGCCCACGGCCGGGCCAACATGCTGCGCTTCAACTACTTCCGCGACTTCGGCGCCTTCGAGCGTGACGAGAACGGACACTATCGCGTCGTGCCCGATCGCTTCAGCGAGGCGGTCGATGCACTCTCGCGCGAAATCCTGATGCTGCAGGGCGACGGCGACTACCTCAAGGCCGGCCGCATGCTCGAGGAGCTGGGCGTGATCGGCGAGCAGTTGCAGTCCGATCTCGACCGCATCGATGAAGCCGGCATCCCGGTGGATGTGAAATTCCGCCAAGGAAAGGACGTATTGGGACTAGGCACCGACTAGGACATGCTGTCATCCCGGAAACGCCGCAGGCGTTATCCGGGATCTCGCACTTTTCCGGTGGCTTCCGACTTGAAAGACGACGCGTTTGCGCCCACTTCGTGAGCAGTCCAGTCAATCGCGAACGAAGCTGCCATGAGTGAAGCCAACGCCCCGGAAACCCGCCGGTTCGACACCGAGGTTCATCAGCTGCTCAAGCTGATGATCAACGCGCTGTACTCCAATCGCGAGATTTTCCTGCGTGAACTGATTTCCAACGCCTCGGATGCCAGTGACAAGCTGCGCTTCGAGGCGCTGACCCACGAAAGCCTCAAGGGCGCCGACCAGGACCTGGCGATCGATGTAAGTTTCGATGCCGAAGCCGGCACGCTGACGGTCGCCGATCGCGGCATCGGCATGAATCGCGAGGAGATCATCGACAACCTCGGCACCATCGCGAAATCGGGCACGAAGCAGTTCCTGGATTCGCTTTCGGGCGACAAGCAGAAGGACGCCGCGCTGATCGGCCAGTTCGGTGTCGGATTCTACTCGGCCTTCATCGTCGCCAGCGAAGTCACCGTCGAGACCCGTCGCGCCGATGAGCCGGCCGAGAACGGCGTGCGCTGGACCTCCACCGGCGAAGGCGAGTACCAGCTCGAAACGATCGAACGCGCTGATCCGGGCACGACCATTGTGCTGACGATGCGCGAGGATCACACCGACCTGCTCTCGAAATGGCAGCTCAAGCGCATCATTCACCACTATTCCAACCACATCGCCTTCCCGATTCGCCTGGCCGAGGCCGGCAAGGATGACGAGCCGGAAACGGTCAACGATTCAAAGGCGCTGTGGGCACGGGCAAAGTCCGAGATTTCCGACGAGGACTACCAGGAGTTCTACACCAGCCTGACCGGTGATTCGGAAAAGCCGCTGAGCTGGGCGCATCACCACGTCGAGGGCAACCAGCGTTACAGCATGCTGCTCTACCTGCCGTCGCAGGCACCGTTCGACATGCTGATCAACCGCGACGAGCGCGAGGGCGTCAAGCTCTACATCCAGCGGGTGTTCATCATGGATGCCGCCGAGCAGGTGGTGCCGCGCTACCTGCGCTTCATGCGCGGCGTGATCGATTCGGCCGACCTGCCGCTCAATATCTCGCGCGAGATTCTGCAGGACAATCCGTTGGTCAGGAAAATCCGCGCGGCGGTGATCAAGCGTTCGCTCGACCTGATCGACAAGCTCGCCGGCGAGGGTGGCGAGGCCTGGGACAAGTTCCAGAAGGCTTTCGGCAGCGTGCTCAAGGAAGGCGTGATCGAGGACTTCGAGCAGCGCGAGCGGGTTGCTTCGCTGCTGCGCTTCGCCTCGAGCAAGTCCGAAGATGAATCGGTCGGCCTCGACGCGTATATCGAACGAATGCAGGAGGGCCAGGACACCATCTGGTTCCTGACCGCCGACAGCCTGAAGGTGGCGCAGAATTCGCCGCACCTGGAAGCCTTCCGCAAGCGCGGCATCGAGGTGCTGCTGCTGACCGACCGTATCGATGAGTGGCTGGTTGCCCACCTGCACGAGTACAAGGGCAAGCAGCTCAAGTCGGTGGCCAGCGGCAAGCTGGATCTCGGCGGCGACCAGGCCGAGCCGGACGAGGCGGCGAAGAAGCTGGCCGGGCGCATCAAGAAGGTGTTGGGTGAGCAGGTCGGCAATGTCGTTGCCGGCTCGCGCCTGACCGATTCGCCGGGCTGCATCGTGAGCGACGAAGACGCCATGAGCCTGCAGATGCAGAAGATGCTCCGACAGGCCGGCCAGGAAGTGCCCGAAACCAAGCCCGACCTGGAGATCAACGCCGGTCATCCGCTGCTCGAATTGATGGCCGACACCAGCGACGACAAGCGCTTCGGAGAATTCTCGCAGCTGCTGTTCGACCAGGCCCTGCTGGCCGAGGGCGGCGAGCTGGCCGATCCGGCCGCCTACGTGAAGCGCGTCAACGACCTGCTGGTCGGCGCGCTGGGCAAGGACAAGGACTCGGACGACGATCATGCCGCCTCGGCCTGACGGCGAGGCGCTGGCCCCCGCCGGTGGCTGGCGCGAGCGGCTGGGTCGGTGGGTCGAGGGCCGTGGTGTCAGCCGCTTCATCATCGCGCTGATCATCGTCAACGCGATCATCCTCGGCCTGGAGACCTCGCCGTCGGTCATGAACCGCGTCGGGGATGTGTTGCTTGCGGCCAACGCAGCCATACTCGGCGTGTTCATCGTCGAGATCTCGCTCAAACTGATCGCCTTCGGTCCGCGCTTCTTCCGTTCCGGCTGGAACGTGTTCGATTTCCTGGTGGTGGGCATTGCCCTGGTGCCGACATCCGGGCCCCTGGAGATCCTGCGAGCATTGCGTGTGCTGCGCGTCTTGAGGCTGCTGTCGCAGGTGCCCAAACTTCGCATCATCATCGAGTCACTGCTGCGCGCATTGCCGGGCATGGGCTGGACGGCTTTGCTGCTGATACTGGTGTTCTACGTGTTTGCCGTGATGGGCACGATGCTGTTCGGCGAGCAGTTCCCGGACTACTGGGGCAGCCTGGGCGCGAGCCTGTTCTCGCTGTTCCAGATCATGACACTGGAGTCCTGGTCATCGGGCATCGCGCGGCCGATGATGGAAGTCTCGCCGTGGGTCTGGGCCTACTTCGTGCCTTTCATCCTGGTCTCGAGCTTCATGGTGCTCAACCTGTTCATCGCCATCATCGTCACGGCCACCCAGTCGATCCACCAGGATGAGGAAGACCTGGAACGCCGCCAGCTGCTCGCCGAACTGCGCTCGATCAACGATCGCTTGAAGCGTCTTGAAGGTGGGAGTGATTGAAACCGCAGATTGCGCAGATTTACGCAGATTGACTTAAGCAAGAAACGGTAATCTGGACAGATTCGCGTTCTTTGTTAAACGATCCTGACGATCTCGTTCCATCAGTCATCTTAGTTTTATTCGTAATCTGCGTTAATCTGCGAAATCTGCGGTTCCATCAATCTTTATGTCCCAATCAGTACGACTCGACAAATGGCTCTGGGCTGCGCGCTTCTTCAAGACGCGCGCGATGGCCCAGCAGGCGATCAAGGGCGGCAAGGTTGAAATCAACGATGCCTCGCCGAAAGTCTCGCGCCTGGTGCGCTGCGGGGATCGGTTGCGCGTGACTAAGGGCGAGATTCGCTTCGAGGTGGTGGTCGAGCAGATCGGTGAGCGGCGCGTTTCTGCACCCCTGGCCCAGGCCATGTATCGCGAGACGCAAGCCAGTCTCAAGGCCCGCGAGCAGCGCGCCGAGGAGCGCAAGCTGGCGGGTTCGGCGCAGGGGCCGTCGCGCCGCCCGGACAAGCGGGAGCGGCGGCAGTTGCGTCGCTTTAACCGGGGTTAGGTAGTTCGAAGCGGCCGCGCTCGAGCAGGGGGGTGATGTCGGCGGCGCTGGCCGGACGGGCGAACAGATAGCCCTGGACGAAATCGCAGCCGAGCCTGCGCGCAGCCCGGAACTGGGCTTCGGTCTCGATGCCTTCGGCCACGGTTTGCAGGTCCATGGCGCCAGCCAGCAACACGATGGTCTCGACGATTTTGGCATCGGCCGGGTCGCTGACCATGTCGCGGACGAAACTCTGATCGACCTTGAGGACATCGACCGGCAGGCGTTTGAGCTGGCTCAGCGAGGAATAGCCGGTACCGAAATCGTCGATGAAAATGCGGATGCCCTGTTGCTTCAGTCGGGAGAGCGTGGCCACCGTGTCGAAAGCGTGGCTCATGGCTGTGGTTTCGGTGACTTCGAGTTCCAGCGCCGAGCCGTCCAGGCCGTAACGCTCCAGCGTGGCCAGGACACGGTCGGCCAGGTCCGGTGCCTGCAGTTCGCGCGCTGACAGATTGACTGCGATCGGGATCGCCAGACCCTGGCGGCGCCATTCGCGTGCCTGCTCGCAAACCGTTTCCAGCAGCAGTTCACTCAGGGGCTGAATCAGCCCGGTCGTTTCGGCCATGTTGATGAACAATTGTGTCGGCACGAACTCGCCGTTGAGTCGCGGCCAGCGGGCGAGCGCTTCAACACAGCAGGGCAGGCCCGTGTGCGCGTCGATTATGGGCTGGTAGTGCAAGCTCAGCTTGCGTTCGGCAATCACTTCGCGCAGCTCGCGTTCGAGATTGACTCGTTCGAGCACGTTGAAGGCCTGCTCCGGCGCGAACAGACACCAGCCTTCCTGTGATTCCTTGGCGCGATACATGGCAATGTCCGCGTGCTTGAGCAGCTCGGCCAGGTCCCGACCGTGCTCCGGGTAGCTGACCAGGCCGATGCTGGCGCCGATGCGGGTGCTGATGCCGTTGATCGTGAACGGCTCTTCCATCATTTCGACGATTCGAGCGGCCAGCGCCTGCATGCTGACGATGTCGGTGTCGGGCAGGACAAAGGCAAATTCGTCGCCGCCCAGACGGGCCACGCTATGTTCATCGTCCAGGCAGGTCCTGAGCCGCGCGGAAACCTCGGCGAGCATACGGTCGCCGGTTTCGTGGCCTTGGGTATCGTTGATGTCCTTGAAACGGTCGAGGTCCATGTACATGACTCCGACCGGGCGGTTTGTGCGGGCACTCGCAGCGATGGCTCTTGCGGCATTCTCCTGCAACAGGCGGCGGTTGGGCAGCCCGGTCAACATGTCGTAGCGGGCCAACGCCTCGATCCGCTTCTCGTCAGCCTTGCGTTCAGTAATGTCGTTCCAGATCACGTGCAGGATCTGCCGACCGGCCAATTCCACCAGGGTGAGGGTGACTTCGACCGGGAAATCCTCGCCATTTCCGCGCCGGTGCACCCATTCAAAGCGGTGAAAGTGCTTTTGGTAGGCCAGCTCGATCACCTCGCGGGCCTTTTCGGTCGAGAGCCGACCGTCCGGCTGGTGCTCAGGTGAGAGGCTCCAGGGCGGGGTATGCAGGATGTCTGCCTTCGAAGAGCAGCCGAGCATGCGCACGGCCGCTTCATTGCAATCGATGAAGTGGTCGTCGGCGAGCAGCAGGATGGCGTCTTCGGATGCGTGGAAGACCTGGTTGAACAGCCGTTCCTTTTCCTGCAACTGGCGTTCGGCCGCCAGGCTGTCGGTGATCGCCGTGGCCAGCATGACGATGCACGCCCGGCCGTCGATTTCAATCGCCGCCAGGCGGACCTCGACCGGAAAGCTTTCACCCTGGGCATCACAGTGCTGCGTGAGCAGAATCTCGGGTCGATCACCGACCCGGTCGGCGAGCCGTTCAAGCAGGGCATCGAGCGCGGCATCGGACAGTTCACAGTCGAGCTTGCGCAGGGTCA
It encodes the following:
- a CDS encoding M23 family metallopeptidase, which codes for MRQDYSITISSHRGSQHFTLGQRTQRLIAGATAGLALAFIGGALAIVLLSGRVGELDRQVAGLSGDNQRIQADNQRLTAETGRLQDQLRERRRELAALGGELGRIETLVGLQPNDEQPLAQRIDVAGRTAFQRQLMLRSIPSGFPVDSGLVTSRYGMRQHPIHEQESLHGGVDLRAKRGTPIHATADGVVEWAALHRDSGLGKMVKLVHNYGFSTIFGHLDEIAVESGSYVKRGELLGYSGNTGQSAAPHLHYEVRYLQRRLDPSPFLRWSLEEFDVLFSEEDRVQWESLTEIVRTAANVPETPLLQQVQSLSATSP
- a CDS encoding ion transporter, which produces MPPRPDGEALAPAGGWRERLGRWVEGRGVSRFIIALIIVNAIILGLETSPSVMNRVGDVLLAANAAILGVFIVEISLKLIAFGPRFFRSGWNVFDFLVVGIALVPTSGPLEILRALRVLRVLRLLSQVPKLRIIIESLLRALPGMGWTALLLILVFYVFAVMGTMLFGEQFPDYWGSLGASLFSLFQIMTLESWSSGIARPMMEVSPWVWAYFVPFILVSSFMVLNLFIAIIVTATQSIHQDEEDLERRQLLAELRSINDRLKRLEGGSD
- a CDS encoding bifunctional diguanylate cyclase/phosphodiesterase; the encoded protein is MLTLPDFSNPIDQDLLGQAIARAPMGFMLFDLRGRLLQANQRVEERLGYSKEQLAGLTLRKLDCELSDAALDALLERLADRVGDRPEILLTQHCDAQGESFPVEVRLAAIEIDGRACIVMLATAITDSLAAERQLQEKERLFNQVFHASEDAILLLADDHFIDCNEAAVRMLGCSSKADILHTPPWSLSPEHQPDGRLSTEKAREVIELAYQKHFHRFEWVHRRGNGEDFPVEVTLTLVELAGRQILHVIWNDITERKADEKRIEALARYDMLTGLPNRRLLQENAARAIAASARTNRPVGVMYMDLDRFKDINDTQGHETGDRMLAEVSARLRTCLDDEHSVARLGGDEFAFVLPDTDIVSMQALAARIVEMMEEPFTINGISTRIGASIGLVSYPEHGRDLAELLKHADIAMYRAKESQEGWCLFAPEQAFNVLERVNLERELREVIAERKLSLHYQPIIDAHTGLPCCVEALARWPRLNGEFVPTQLFINMAETTGLIQPLSELLLETVCEQAREWRRQGLAIPIAVNLSARELQAPDLADRVLATLERYGLDGSALELEVTETTAMSHAFDTVATLSRLKQQGIRIFIDDFGTGYSSLSQLKRLPVDVLKVDQSFVRDMVSDPADAKIVETIVLLAGAMDLQTVAEGIETEAQFRAARRLGCDFVQGYLFARPASAADITPLLERGRFELPNPG
- a CDS encoding Zn-dependent hydrolase; protein product: MLRYLIVFLPILLLAACSGDDAGAPDDAAESARSEPAAEQADEQSSAQTERAASDEEDEPETLAEPRPEIYSEFTLESDLSHLSDSQREMVAVLIDASLIMDELFWHQAFGDREALLEEIDDEATREFAEINYGPWDRLADNRPFVPGYGEKPAGANFYPADMTHPEFESLGDMRKADLYTLIRRNDDGELTVVPYHEFYADQLAEAAELLERAAGLAENESFARYLRSRASALGTDRYQASDRAWLEVKDNKVDLIFGPIETYEDQRYGYKAAFSSYVLIKDLEWSERLARFAEFLPDLQRNLPVPDPYKAEQPGSNAELNAYDVVYYAGDSNAGSKTIAVNLPNDEEVQLAQGTRRSQLKNAMRAKFDRILEPIAEVVIAEDQREHVNFDAFFGNTMFHEVAHGLGIKNLVAGQGTVRAALREHASPHEEGKADVLGLYMVRELHEAGEIEGDIMDYYVTFLAGIFRSVRFGASSAHGRANMLRFNYFRDFGAFERDENGHYRVVPDRFSEAVDALSREILMLQGDGDYLKAGRMLEELGVIGEQLQSDLDRIDEAGIPVDVKFRQGKDVLGLGTD
- the htpG gene encoding molecular chaperone HtpG, coding for MSEANAPETRRFDTEVHQLLKLMINALYSNREIFLRELISNASDASDKLRFEALTHESLKGADQDLAIDVSFDAEAGTLTVADRGIGMNREEIIDNLGTIAKSGTKQFLDSLSGDKQKDAALIGQFGVGFYSAFIVASEVTVETRRADEPAENGVRWTSTGEGEYQLETIERADPGTTIVLTMREDHTDLLSKWQLKRIIHHYSNHIAFPIRLAEAGKDDEPETVNDSKALWARAKSEISDEDYQEFYTSLTGDSEKPLSWAHHHVEGNQRYSMLLYLPSQAPFDMLINRDEREGVKLYIQRVFIMDAAEQVVPRYLRFMRGVIDSADLPLNISREILQDNPLVRKIRAAVIKRSLDLIDKLAGEGGEAWDKFQKAFGSVLKEGVIEDFEQRERVASLLRFASSKSEDESVGLDAYIERMQEGQDTIWFLTADSLKVAQNSPHLEAFRKRGIEVLLLTDRIDEWLVAHLHEYKGKQLKSVASGKLDLGGDQAEPDEAAKKLAGRIKKVLGEQVGNVVAGSRLTDSPGCIVSDEDAMSLQMQKMLRQAGQEVPETKPDLEINAGHPLLELMADTSDDKRFGEFSQLLFDQALLAEGGELADPAAYVKRVNDLLVGALGKDKDSDDDHAASA
- a CDS encoding S4 domain-containing protein, translating into MSQSVRLDKWLWAARFFKTRAMAQQAIKGGKVEINDASPKVSRLVRCGDRLRVTKGEIRFEVVVEQIGERRVSAPLAQAMYRETQASLKAREQRAEERKLAGSAQGPSRRPDKRERRQLRRFNRG